TATCAATGACAACAAGGTCTGGGCCCATCGTGCCAAGGAGGTCAAAAGCCTCATCTTTGGTGTTCACCACACCGGACACGTTGAAACCTTCTTCCTTTTCAATCATTAATTGAAGACCGTACACCAGTATCGGATGGTCTTCTACAATTAGTATTTTTTTTGGACCTTCGTTATTCACGTAACACACAAGCGGAGAACGGAGACCTTAAGTGGGCTCATGTTCAAAATGGATGGATTCGGAGTAAGTTGAGTGAGTAGGACTTCTCTCAACTTGCATCTACTGTATAATATTTCCTACCCACCTTACAATCAGGCTCATCCCCGTTCAGGTTTTGATGGAAAGTCCCCAAGCTCTCTAGGGGTAAACCCTGACACAGCGTGTGTGTATTGATTCGCTAAGAATATTTAAGGAAAACTGGAAGGATTTCTGTATCAAATAACTTGAGCCAATATCTACCCTCTTTAATGCATTTTGCTGTTTTCGTGCTCAACCCATTGAACGGAGAACTGCACTAACTCGGTAGCGTTTTTCAAGTGCAGCTTTTCCTTAATATGTGCGCGGTGAGATTCAATGGTTTTCACTGAGACGTTAAGCGAACTTGCAATTTCTCGAGTGGAAAGGCCATTTCCGATGGACTGAACGACTTCCAGTTCACGGTCACTCAATCTATCGACTGGAGATTGGCTGCTTGATGCTGTTCCGTTAACTATTTGGTGCAGCAGCTGGTCCGATACTTTCTGGCTTACGTAGATATCACCTTCCATGATTCTGCGAATTGCAGCTTTGATCTTATCAGCATCCTCTTGCTTCATCACATAAGCTCGAGCACCAGCACGAAGGGCACGTTGTGCGTAAACAACTTCATCGTGCATGGAGAAAACTAGCACCCTCAGGTGAGGATACAGTGCTTTGATATTCTTAATAAGCTCTAGTCCATTATTACCGCGTAGAGAAATATCAGCAATAACCAGGTCGGGGCCTGTTTGTGGTAAGCCTTTGAGGGCTGAAGGAAC
This genomic stretch from Opitutia bacterium ISCC 52 harbors:
- a CDS encoding response regulator transcription factor; translation: MINIFLVDDHPLIRKGLSQILGQEDDMQICGEAEDVPSALKGLPQTGPDLVIADISLRGNNGLELIKNIKALYPHLRVLVFSMHDEVVYAQRALRAGARAYVMKQEDADKIKAAIRRIMEGDIYVSQKVSDQLLHQIVNGTASSSQSPVDRLSDRELEVVQSIGNGLSTREIASSLNVSVKTIESHRAHIKEKLHLKNATELVQFSVQWVEHENSKMH